A DNA window from Primulina tabacum isolate GXHZ01 chromosome 12, ASM2559414v2, whole genome shotgun sequence contains the following coding sequences:
- the LOC142520955 gene encoding LOW QUALITY PROTEIN: endoglucanase 5 (The sequence of the model RefSeq protein was modified relative to this genomic sequence to represent the inferred CDS: deleted 2 bases in 2 codons), whose amino-acid sequence MVQAFDYADALDKSLLFYEAQRSGKLPMSQRVKWRGDSGLRDGYDQGVNLVGGYYDAGDHVKFGLPMAFGVTMLSWAAIDFNKELLSLDQLGHTLEAIKWGTDYFIKAHTQPNVLWAQVGDGVSDHYCWERAEDMSTPRTGYRLDPEHPGSDLAGEAAAAFAAASVAFLKYDSAYSNLLLIHAKQLFSFADRFRGFYHHSIDSAKQFYPSSGYFDELLWGAAWLYRATNDDYYLKYVADNCASLGGTGMAVKQFSWDNKYAGVQILLSKILLDGAGGQYSSILQEYRAKADYFTCACLQKNDGYNVPLTPGGLVYLNEWNNLQYSSSAAFLLAVYSDYLAKAKSVVNCPDSPQIQPQDLLNFAKSQADYILGKNPKSLSYLVGYGPNYPVHVHHRGASIASISILQTKVGCVEGFEAWYKRPEADPNVIHGALVGGPNANDEFSDDRSNYQQTEPTISGNAPLVGLFSKLHSLPQDSAGSYHQEQPKPYNPQNNSPKDIPVKFLHSITNSWGVGKETYYRHQVIVKNVSKQPITELKLGFEKLTGPLWGLSPTQEKNTYQFPEWIKVLEPGSQCTFVYVQGGPQAKISVLSYH is encoded by the exons ATGGTACAAGCTTTCGACTATGCCGACGCCCTCGACAAGAGTCTCTTGTTCTACGAGGCACAACGATCCGGTAAATTGCCTATGAGCCAACGCGTGAAATGGCGCGGTGACTCGGGGCTACGTGATGGTTATGATCAAGGG GTAAACTTGGTTGGAGGGTACTATGATGCTGGAGATCATGTAAAATTTGGCCTACCAATGGCATTTGGTGTGACAATGCTATCATGGGCAGCCATTGATTTCAACAAAGAGTTGCTCTCTCTCGACCAGTTGGGACACACTTTGGAAGCCATCAAATGGGGAACTGATTATTTCATCAAGGCACACACTCAACCAAATGTTCTTTGGGCACAG GTGGGAGACGGGGTATCAGATCATTACTGTTGGGAACGTGCGGAGGATATGAGCACGCCAAGGACTGGATACAGGCTAGACCCTGAACATCCAGGATCCGACCTGGCCGGGGAAGCTGCAGCCGCCTTCGCTGCAGCCTCTGTTGCTTTCTTGAAATATGATTCTGCATATTCTAACCTTCTGTTAATACATGCAAAACAG CTTTTCTCATTTGCGGATAGGTTCAGGGGATTCTATCATCATTCCATCGACTCAGCCAAGCAATTCTACCCTTCATCTGGTTATTTT GATGAGCTTTTATGGGGGGCAGCATGGCTGTATAGAGCTACTAATGATGactattatttgaaatatgTTGCGGATAACTGTGCCTCCTTGGGGGGAACTGGAATGGCTGTCAAACAATTTTCA TGGGACAACAAGTATGCTGGAGTTCAGATTCTTCTCTCAAAG ATTTTGTTAGATGGAGCTGGAGGACAATACTCTTCAATACTCCAAGAATATCGCGCCAAAGCCGATTACTTCACTTGTGCTTGTCTTCAAAAGAATGATGGCTACAATGTCCCCCTGACTCCTG GTGGCCTTGTCTATTTAAATGAGTGGAACAATCTGCAGTATTCTTCCTCTGCTGCATTTCTCCTTGCTGTTTATTCTGACTATCTTGCAAAGGCAAAAAGTGTAGTCAACTGTCCTGACTCCCCACAAATCCAACCTCAAGATCTCCTCAACTTCGCAAAATCACAA GCTGATTATATTCTTGGCAAGAATCCTAAGTCACTGAGTTACTTGGTGGGTTATGGACCGAACTATCCGGTGCATGTTCATCACAGAGGGGCTTCTATCGCCTCCATTTCCATCCTCCAGACCAAGGTTGGATGTGTGGAAGGATTCGAGGCTTGGTACAAACGCCCCGAAGCAGATCCCAATGTTATACATGGCGCATTGGTTGGAGGACCGAATGCTAACGACGAATTCTCAGACGACAGGTCTAATTATCAACAAACTGAGCCAACTATATCAGGCAATGCCCCTCTTGTAGGACTTTTCTCCAAGCTCCACAGCCTGCCTCAAGATTCTGCAG GTTCATACCATCAAGAACAACCAAAACCATACAATCCTCAGAACAACTCTCCCAAAG ATATCCCTGTCAAGTTTCTTCACTCGATAACAAACTCATGGGGAGTAGGCAAAGAGACTTATTATCGACACCAAGTGATAGTCAAGAACGTTTCG AAGCAGCCGATCACAGAGCTGAAGCTTGGCTTCGAAAAGTTAACAGGGCCATTGTGGGGGCTGTCTCCTACACAGGAGAAGAACACTTACCAGTTCCCTGAATGGATCAAAGTATTGGAGCCTGGTTCTCAATGCACTTTTGTATATGTCCAAGGTGGTCCTCAAGCCAAGATTTCAGTTCTGAGCTatcattaa